ATAGATATTAGGATATTTTTTTCTAAGCAAACATTATAAGCTAGACAGTGTAGAAGCCTTAGAAGGCCTTGTGCTTTGATGGTGATCTAAACAAATCTGTTGTCTGAAATGAATTATATAGGTGGTGGACAACTACTACAGGCCAGACTTGAAGAAAGCAGCTCTTGCTAGACTCAGTGTCATCAGCAAAGGCCTTAGGGTTGCTAAGTCCGGTGCCAAGCAAAGAAACAGACAAGCTTAagcttaagtttttttttttcccaaaacatgtttttttgaAGTAAGAGATTTTTGCTGAACAGGTTTATCTAAGTTATTTTGTTGAAGTTGAACCATAACGCTATGCACCTCCTTTTCAGTATCCCTTTTCAAAAGGAGTTAGATGTTTTCCGTATTATGCTCATGTTTCTTTTGTTCCTGTGTTCCATTTTATTAGATCTTTTTTATCGAATCAAGAGTTTGCTTAAGTCTCAATTCTAGGTTTTATAATAAATCGAATGATCTGAGTCTTTGCTGATCTGAAATGATATGATCTGAATAATCAAATCTTAAGATACATACAAATTATTCATTGATGAAGTTGTAAAGCCAATAAGTTATTAAGAAACCTATACTATATGGACACATAAACTGAAATCTCAAATGCACAAACCCTAATGATTCGAGTTGCATCAATATGTGATTAGTagtatatttttgattttagatGCTGACTTTTTTCCCTTTAGATCTCATCAAGAAATGcaaatttaattataagttGAAATAAAAGGCCTATCTTAGCATATATCTCGTACTTTAAGAGTCCCTTAGGCCCATAATCGGCCCAAATTTATATCATACGGAAACTTTATATTAGGGTTTTCTTTAACAGAGGTTAATTTCGTCTCTCGCTCGATCTGGTGCCGTCTCCAACTCCATTTCTTTTGAAGTgtgagagaaagaaagacaGAGGCAGAGATCGAAGAAATGGAGAAAGGTAAGGGAAGAAAGGAGGAGGTCGTTACGAGGGAGTATACTATCAATCTCCACAGGCGTCTCCATAGCTGGTAAATCCCCAAGCTTCCATACTTGTGTGTTTCTACTTTTCAATCTCTCGTTTCCGGATTTCTTGAGTTCGTTCTGGGTTTAGTTGATAATGATTAGACTCAAGTTGCAATTCTTAGTTAGGGATGTGTGAAGACTCAAGAGCTTGGATTAAACAATGCTTTCGCTCTCTGTTTATTTACACAATGCTAATgaatgtttcatttttttatctaCGGATTTGATTTTGTACAACTCCATTGAATATACTTGTGAATCATTTGATCACCTTGGATTCAGAATGTTTCGAATccttgtagaagaagaagattaggcTTTAGATGAGAGTAATGTTTTAGTTGTGTTCCTTTGATTTTGTGTAACTGTTTGCTTGTTGCTTGTCActattgatcttgtggttttaGTAATGCTAAATACTCAGTGTGGTTTTTGATCATTTGAAATAAATGTAACAGCACATTCAAGAAGAAGGCACCCAATGCCATTAAAGAGATCAGGAAGTTTGCATTGAAAGCAATGGGAACAAAGGACGTTAGAGTCGATGTTAAACTCAACAAGCAGATATGGAGCAAAGGTATCCGAGGCCCCCCGAGGAGAATCAGAATCCGTGTTGCCCGTAAGAGAAACGACGATGAAGATGCCAAGGAAGAGTTCTTCTCTCTCGTCACTGTCGCTGAGGTTCCAGCTGAAGGACTATCTGGTTTGGGCACTAAGGTCATCGAGGAAGACGANNNNNNNNNNNNNNNNNNNNNNNNNNNNNNNNNNNNNNNNNNNNNNNNNNNNNNNNNNNNNNNNNNNNNNNNNNNNNNNNNNNNNNNNNNNNNNNNNNNNNNNNNNNNNNNNNNNNNNNNNNNNNNNNNNNNNNNNNNNNNNNNNNNNNNNNNNNNNNNNNNNNNNNNNNNNNNNNNNNNNNNNNNNNNNNNNNNNNNNNNNNNNNNNNNNNNNNNNNNNNNNNNNNNNNNNNNNNNNNNNNNNNNNNNNNNNNNNNNNNNNNNNNNNNNNNNNNNNNNNNNNNNNNNNNNNNNNNNNNNNNNNNNNNNNNNNNNNNNNNNNNNNNNNNNNNNNNNNNNNNNNNNNNNNNNNNNNNNNNNNNNNNNNNNNNNNNNNNNNNNNNNNNNNNNNNNNNNNNNNNNNNNNNNNNNNNNNNNNNNNNNNNNNNNNNNNNNNNNNNNNNNNNNNNNNNNNNNNNNNNNNNNNNNNNNNNNNNNNNNNNNNNNNNNNNNNNNNNNNNNNNNNNNNNNNNNNNNNNNNNNNNNNNNNNNNNNNNNNNNNNNNNNNNNNNNNNNNNNNNNNNNNNNNNNNNNNNNNNNNNNNNNNNNNNNNNNNNNNNNNNNNNNNNNNNNNNNNNNNNNNNNNNNNNNNNNNNNNNNNNNNNNNNNNNNNNNNNNNNNNNNNNNNNNNNNNNNNNNNNNNNNNNNNNNNNNNNNNNNNNNNNNNNNNNNNNNNNNNNNNNNNNNNNNNNNNNNNNNNNNNNNNNNNNNNNNNNNNNNNNNNNNNNNNNNNNNNNNNNNNNNNNNNNNNNNNNNNNNNNNNNNNNNNNNNNNNNNNNNNNNNNNNNNNNNNNNNNNNNNNNNNNNNNNNNNNNNNNNNNNNNNNNNNNNNNNNNNNNNNNNNNNNNNNNNNNNNNNNNNNNNNNNNNNNNNNNNNNNNNNNNNNNNNNNNNNNNNNNNNNNNNNNNNNNNNNNNNNNNNNNNNNNNNNNNNNNNNNNNNNNNNNNNNNNNNNNNNNNNNNNNNNNNNNNNNNNNNNNNNNNNNNNNNNNNNNNNNNNNNNNNNNNNNNNNNNNNNNNNNNNNNNNNNNNNNNNNNNNNNNNNNNNNNNNNNNNNNNNNNNNNNNNNNNNNNNNNNNNNNNNNNNNNNNNNNNNNNNNNNNNNNNNNNNNNNNNNNNNNNNNNNNNNNNNNNNNNNNNNNNNNNNNNNNNNNNNNNNNNNNNNNNNNNNNNNNNNNNNNNNNNNNNNNNNNNNNNNNNNNNNNNNNNNNNNNNNNNNNNNNNNNNNNNNNNNNNNNNNNNNNNNNNNNNNNNNNNNNNNNNNNNNNNNNNNNNNNNNNNNNNNNNNNNNNNNNNNNNNNNNNNNNNNNNNNNNNNNNNNNNNNNNNNNNNNNNNNN
This window of the Camelina sativa cultivar DH55 unplaced genomic scaffold, Cs unpScaffold00441, whole genome shotgun sequence genome carries:
- the LOC104773088 gene encoding 60S ribosomal protein L31-1, which encodes MEKGKGRKEEVVTREYTINLHRRLHSCTFKKKAPNAIKEIRKFALKAMGTKDVRVDVKLNKQIWSKGIRGPPRRIRIRVARKRNDDEDAKEEFFSLVTVAEVPAEGLSGLGTKVIEEDE